From Solidesulfovibrio carbinoliphilus subsp. oakridgensis, the proteins below share one genomic window:
- a CDS encoding RluA family pseudouridine synthase: MKTPVQTFTVSPAEAGQKLLQYLARRLGSGVPQAALQKFIRTGQVRLDGKRCKPFDRISEGQLVRVPPYETDAPGAPPPPKAETGTRGQALHLLRRGGEPARPGDGGRRDIVLDILHEDDELLVVVKPAGLPVHPGSGHPFALTTLLHERHADAPFAPTPAHRLDRDTTGLLLVAKTYRKLRALHEAMVTGAARKDYFAWVRGRWLLGEEGEWLTLRDRLAKEGGPGRQRVEASEAGKEAVSKVRLLAATPQASLLEVRLETGRTQQIRAQLASRGYPIVGDAKYGGGVPPLLLHAWRVTLPGEAYCVPPDWPAPWAVSRPRRDTVDGCREKP, encoded by the coding sequence GCGGCCCTCCAAAAGTTCATCCGCACCGGCCAGGTCCGGCTCGACGGCAAGCGGTGCAAGCCCTTTGACCGCATCAGCGAGGGCCAGCTCGTGCGTGTGCCGCCCTACGAAACCGACGCGCCCGGCGCGCCGCCCCCGCCGAAGGCCGAAACCGGGACCAGGGGGCAGGCGCTGCACCTCTTGCGACGGGGCGGGGAACCGGCCCGGCCGGGGGACGGCGGGCGCCGGGACATCGTTTTGGACATCCTCCACGAGGACGACGAGCTGCTCGTGGTGGTGAAGCCTGCCGGTCTGCCGGTCCATCCGGGCTCCGGCCACCCCTTCGCCCTGACCACGCTGCTGCACGAACGCCATGCCGACGCGCCCTTCGCCCCGACCCCGGCCCACCGCCTGGACCGGGACACCACGGGCCTTCTCCTGGTGGCCAAGACCTACCGGAAGCTTCGGGCCCTCCACGAGGCCATGGTGACGGGCGCGGCCCGCAAGGATTATTTCGCCTGGGTCCGGGGCCGGTGGCTTCTGGGCGAGGAAGGCGAGTGGCTGACCCTTCGCGACCGGCTGGCCAAGGAAGGGGGTCCGGGACGCCAGCGGGTGGAGGCGTCGGAGGCGGGCAAGGAGGCGGTGTCCAAGGTGCGGCTGCTGGCCGCCACGCCCCAGGCGAGCCTCCTTGAAGTACGCCTGGAAACGGGCCGCACCCAGCAGATCCGGGCCCAACTCGCCTCGCGCGGCTATCCCATCGTCGGGGACGCCAAGTACGGCGGCGGGGTCCCGCCGCTTTTGCTCCACGCCTGGCGGGTGACACTGCCCGGCGAGGCCTACTGCGTGCCGCCGGACTGGCCCGCGCCCTGGGCCGTCAGCCGACCGAGGCGGGACACCGTCGACGGCTGCCGGGAAAAACCCTAG
- a CDS encoding thiamine pyrophosphate-dependent enzyme: protein MSSVPEINEELVFDRPAVLADVPTHYCPGCQHGVIHRIVAECLEEFGVVERTIAVSAIGCSVFLYNYILVDTVEAPHGRAPAVATGVKRARSDAFVLAYQGDGDLASIGLAEIMHAANRGERISVVFVNNTVYGMTGGQMAPTTMIGQKTTTCPGGRCAEREGGPMRMAEIIASLDGVAYSARAAVNSIKNLAQAKRAVRRAFETQVKGEGFGFVELLATCPTNWKVSPVKANDRIAEEMIPGFPLGVFKDAAKED, encoded by the coding sequence ATGTCAAGCGTGCCTGAAATAAACGAGGAACTCGTCTTCGACCGGCCGGCCGTCCTGGCCGACGTGCCCACCCACTACTGTCCGGGCTGCCAGCACGGCGTCATCCACCGGATCGTGGCCGAGTGCCTGGAAGAGTTCGGCGTGGTGGAGAGGACCATCGCCGTCAGCGCCATCGGCTGCTCGGTCTTCCTCTACAACTACATCCTGGTCGACACCGTCGAAGCGCCCCACGGCCGGGCCCCGGCCGTGGCCACCGGCGTCAAGCGCGCCCGCTCCGACGCCTTCGTCCTGGCCTACCAGGGCGACGGCGACCTGGCCTCCATCGGCCTGGCCGAAATCATGCACGCCGCCAACCGGGGCGAGCGGATCTCGGTCGTTTTCGTCAACAACACCGTCTACGGCATGACCGGCGGCCAGATGGCCCCGACCACCATGATCGGCCAGAAGACCACCACCTGCCCCGGCGGCCGCTGCGCCGAGCGCGAGGGCGGCCCCATGCGCATGGCGGAAATCATCGCCTCACTCGACGGCGTGGCCTACAGCGCCCGGGCGGCCGTCAATTCCATCAAGAATCTGGCCCAGGCCAAGCGGGCCGTGCGCCGGGCCTTCGAGACCCAGGTCAAGGGCGAGGGTTTTGGCTTTGTGGAACTCCTGGCCACCTGTCCCACCAACTGGAAGGTTTCGCCCGTGAAGGCCAACGACCGCATCGCCGAGGAAATGATCCCCGGCTTTCCGCTCGGCGTCTTCAAGGACGCGGCCAAGGAGGACTAG
- the queA gene encoding tRNA preQ1(34) S-adenosylmethionine ribosyltransferase-isomerase QueA, whose product MPNPLDSAPAPDDLLAAYHFDLPEDRIANRPCARRDACRLMTVNRATGAVGDAVFADLPDLLPEGALLVANNTKVAPVRLLGRKPTGGAAEFLLVTPIALLRATTDPATGWTSAPAAGLLRVSRPPRPGDRIDFAPDLCITATRRGAFGHTEVVLSWQGSLPAVMDRIGHVPLPPYIRRADDAADRETYQTVYASDDKLGSAAAPTAGLHFTEDLLERLRARGFGFATVTCHVGIGTFSPVRVADIREHAMHREWIEVPQEAATAVLAAKAAGRPVVAVGTTAARTLEGVVREAGEVRPFAGETDIFIRPGHAFQVVDGMVTNFHLPGSSLVIMLAALVGRENLLAAYARAIASGYRFFSYGDAMLAL is encoded by the coding sequence TTGCCCAATCCTCTCGACTCCGCCCCGGCCCCGGACGACCTGCTCGCCGCCTACCATTTCGACCTGCCCGAGGACCGGATCGCGAATCGGCCGTGCGCCAGGCGCGACGCGTGCCGGCTCATGACCGTCAACCGGGCCACGGGCGCGGTCGGCGACGCCGTCTTCGCCGACCTGCCGGATCTTTTGCCCGAGGGGGCGCTGCTTGTGGCCAACAACACCAAGGTCGCGCCGGTGCGCCTCCTTGGCCGCAAGCCCACGGGCGGCGCGGCCGAATTTTTGCTGGTGACGCCCATTGCGCTTCTCCGGGCCACAACCGACCCGGCCACGGGCTGGACCTCGGCCCCGGCCGCCGGGCTCCTGCGTGTCTCGCGGCCGCCCCGGCCCGGCGACCGCATCGACTTCGCACCCGACCTTTGCATCACGGCGACCCGGCGCGGGGCCTTTGGCCACACCGAGGTGGTCCTGTCCTGGCAGGGGAGCCTGCCGGCGGTCATGGACCGCATCGGCCACGTGCCGCTGCCCCCCTACATCCGCCGGGCTGACGACGCGGCCGATCGCGAGACGTACCAGACCGTCTACGCCAGCGACGACAAGCTCGGCTCGGCCGCCGCCCCGACCGCCGGGCTCCACTTCACCGAGGACCTGCTCGAAAGGCTCCGGGCGCGCGGCTTCGGCTTCGCCACCGTCACCTGCCACGTCGGCATCGGCACCTTCTCGCCGGTCCGGGTGGCGGACATCCGCGAACACGCCATGCACAGGGAGTGGATCGAGGTGCCGCAGGAGGCGGCCACGGCCGTCCTGGCCGCCAAGGCCGCCGGCCGGCCGGTGGTCGCCGTCGGCACCACCGCCGCCCGGACCCTCGAAGGCGTGGTCCGCGAAGCCGGGGAAGTCCGGCCCTTTGCCGGCGAGACCGACATCTTCATCCGGCCCGGCCACGCCTTTCAGGTGGTTGACGGCATGGTGACGAATTTCCATTTGCCTGGATCCTCGCTCGTGATTATGCTGGCCGCCCTGGTCGGACGCGAAAATCTTCTTGCCGCCTACGCAAGGGCCATAGCCTCCGGCTATCGTTTTTTTTCCTATGGCGACGCCATGCTGGCGCTCTGA
- a CDS encoding shikimate dehydrogenase family protein, giving the protein MTRLYGIIGHPLGHTLSPLVHNWGFARFGIEARYEAWATLPEELPAFMARVRETPIQGLSVTIPHKTAVMDFVDVVTDLGREVGAVNTLFWRGGALHADNTDVEGFCRPLVVRGIAPGAALLLGCGGAARAVAAGLRRLQVPRIGVTGRSLDKARALALEFGLEPVAWEDRADFPAALVVNATPIGMSGRQEGVSPYPAAAWEPGRLAYDLVYNPYETRFLAEAARAGAGVVPGLEMFLYQAVEQFCLWTGRVLPDDELRPLLRQALYGG; this is encoded by the coding sequence ATGACGCGGCTCTACGGCATCATTGGCCACCCGCTGGGCCATACGTTGAGTCCCCTGGTCCACAACTGGGGGTTTGCGCGTTTCGGCATCGAGGCCCGCTACGAGGCCTGGGCCACCCTGCCCGAGGAACTGCCGGCCTTCATGGCCCGGGTGCGGGAAACCCCGATCCAGGGCCTGAGCGTCACCATCCCGCACAAGACGGCGGTCATGGATTTCGTGGACGTGGTCACGGATCTTGGCCGGGAGGTCGGGGCCGTCAACACCCTTTTCTGGCGCGGCGGGGCCCTCCACGCCGACAATACCGACGTGGAGGGGTTCTGCCGGCCGCTGGTGGTCCGGGGCATCGCGCCCGGGGCGGCGCTGCTCCTCGGCTGCGGCGGCGCGGCCCGGGCCGTGGCCGCCGGACTGCGGCGCCTGCAGGTGCCCCGGATCGGCGTCACGGGGCGGTCCCTGGACAAGGCCCGGGCCCTGGCCCTGGAGTTCGGCCTGGAACCGGTGGCCTGGGAAGACCGGGCGGATTTTCCGGCCGCGCTGGTGGTCAACGCCACGCCCATCGGCATGTCCGGCCGGCAGGAGGGCGTCTCCCCCTACCCGGCCGCGGCCTGGGAGCCCGGGCGACTGGCCTACGACCTGGTCTACAATCCCTACGAAACGCGGTTTCTGGCCGAAGCCGCCCGGGCCGGGGCCGGCGTGGTGCCGGGACTCGAGATGTTTTTGTACCAGGCCGTGGAGCAGTTTTGCCTGTGGACCGGCCGGGTGCTGCCGGACGACGAACTGCGGCCGCTTTTGCGCCAGGCCCTCTACGGCGGCTGA
- a CDS encoding DUF1499 domain-containing protein — translation MMETIRTVLSFFEAVGQVVGTLLVAAIVVGAIRFAWMGRASRRMPPAVSPTGGPLRADGAKPNWVASTAPPRDPLHYIAPRPSPSNPVPALLDHLRQGKFTVVAATERYIHATQSSARFGFVDDLEFLYDPNQGLLHARSASRVGYSDFGVNRRRLEAIFRATGLAGNGKKG, via the coding sequence ATGATGGAGACCATTCGGACCGTGTTGTCGTTTTTCGAGGCCGTGGGCCAGGTGGTCGGCACGCTGCTCGTGGCGGCCATCGTCGTCGGCGCGATCCGTTTCGCCTGGATGGGCCGGGCCAGCCGCCGGATGCCGCCTGCGGTCTCGCCCACGGGCGGGCCGCTCCGGGCCGACGGCGCCAAGCCCAACTGGGTGGCATCCACCGCTCCCCCCCGGGACCCACTCCATTACATCGCTCCCCGGCCAAGCCCGTCCAACCCGGTTCCGGCTCTCCTCGACCATCTGCGCCAGGGGAAGTTCACGGTCGTGGCCGCCACCGAGCGCTATATCCACGCCACCCAGTCCTCGGCCCGGTTCGGTTTCGTGGACGACCTCGAGTTCCTCTACGATCCGAACCAGGGCCTGCTCCACGCCCGCTCGGCCTCGCGCGTCGGGTACAGCGATTTCGGCGTCAACCGCCGCCGGCTGGAGGCGATCTTCCGGGCAACCGGGCTGGCGGGGAACGGCAAGAAGGGGTGA
- a CDS encoding 3-methyl-2-oxobutanoate dehydrogenase subunit VorB, producing the protein MSGKRIFIKGNEAIAHGALAAGCRCYFGYPITPQNDIPEMLSSAMPAAGGEFVQAESEVAAANMLLGAAACGVRAMTTSSSPGVSLMQEAISYMAGSELPGVLVNMNRGGPGLGDIGPSQGDYFQSVKGGGHGDYRTLVLAPATCQECYDLTFEAFDLAFKYRNPVLLLGDAIVGQMKEPVVPREARPVDPAEGAAWKLTGRGERAPRLLKSLFLEDGALAGQNQLLKDKYEAMRAEVRYEAFETEDAELVVVAYGSIGRIAKSAVRTLRAEGLRVGLFRPVTLYPFPEAALRALAGQGKRFLTIEHNLGQMVEDVRLAVRGITDSEFFGFFPGNMPTPEDFTGPIRAAAKGA; encoded by the coding sequence ATGTCCGGCAAGCGCATCTTCATAAAAGGCAACGAGGCCATTGCCCACGGAGCCCTGGCCGCCGGCTGCCGCTGCTATTTCGGCTATCCCATCACCCCCCAGAACGACATTCCGGAGATGCTGTCCTCGGCCATGCCGGCCGCCGGCGGCGAGTTCGTCCAGGCCGAATCCGAGGTCGCGGCCGCCAACATGCTCCTTGGCGCGGCCGCCTGCGGCGTTCGGGCCATGACCACCTCGTCGAGCCCGGGCGTGTCGCTCATGCAGGAGGCCATCTCCTACATGGCCGGCTCGGAACTGCCGGGCGTGCTCGTCAACATGAACCGGGGCGGCCCCGGCCTTGGCGACATCGGGCCCTCCCAGGGCGACTACTTCCAGTCGGTCAAGGGCGGCGGCCACGGCGACTACCGGACCCTGGTCCTGGCTCCGGCCACCTGCCAGGAGTGCTACGACCTGACTTTCGAGGCCTTTGACCTGGCCTTCAAATACAGAAACCCCGTCCTGCTCCTCGGCGACGCCATCGTCGGCCAGATGAAGGAGCCGGTCGTCCCCCGCGAGGCCCGCCCCGTGGACCCGGCCGAAGGGGCCGCCTGGAAGCTGACCGGACGCGGCGAGCGCGCCCCGAGGCTTTTGAAGTCCCTCTTTCTCGAAGACGGGGCCCTGGCCGGCCAGAACCAGCTTTTAAAGGACAAGTACGAGGCCATGCGGGCCGAGGTCCGCTACGAGGCCTTCGAGACCGAGGACGCCGAGCTGGTGGTGGTGGCCTACGGCTCCATTGGCCGTATCGCCAAGTCGGCCGTCCGGACCCTTCGGGCCGAGGGCCTTCGCGTGGGCCTTTTCCGGCCCGTGACGCTCTATCCCTTCCCCGAGGCGGCCCTTCGCGCCCTGGCCGGGCAGGGCAAGCGCTTTCTCACCATCGAGCACAACCTCGGCCAGATGGTCGAGGACGTGCGTCTGGCCGTGCGCGGCATCACCGATTCCGAATTCTTCGGCTTTTTCCCCGGCAACATGCCGACGCCCGAGGATTTCACCGGTCCCATCCGCGCGGCCGCAAAGGGGGCTTGA
- a CDS encoding 2-oxoacid:acceptor oxidoreductase family protein yields the protein MSLYQDVIMAGFGGQGVMLIGNLLAYAGMEHGLNVTYIPVYGPEMRGGTANCTVVVSDDAIGSPIIRSPKSLIIMNRPSLDKFQPQLVDDGVLVLNSSLIDTKLADAGRVRVVAVPANEIADTLGNTRMANMVALGAYVNATGILPLEAVEASLSHVIAKHYSHLIPKNAEALRAGASYAG from the coding sequence GTGAGCCTCTATCAAGACGTGATCATGGCCGGTTTCGGCGGCCAGGGCGTGATGCTGATCGGCAACCTACTGGCCTACGCCGGCATGGAACACGGCCTGAACGTCACCTACATCCCGGTCTACGGCCCGGAGATGCGCGGCGGCACGGCCAACTGCACGGTCGTCGTCTCCGACGACGCCATCGGCTCGCCCATCATCCGCTCCCCCAAAAGCCTTATCATCATGAACAGGCCGTCCCTCGACAAGTTCCAGCCCCAGCTCGTGGACGACGGCGTGCTCGTGCTCAATTCCTCGCTTATCGACACCAAGCTGGCCGACGCCGGCCGGGTCAGGGTCGTGGCCGTGCCGGCCAACGAGATCGCGGATACGCTCGGCAACACCCGCATGGCCAACATGGTGGCCCTTGGCGCCTACGTGAACGCCACCGGCATCCTGCCGCTTGAAGCGGTGGAAGCGAGCCTGTCCCACGTCATTGCCAAGCACTACAGCCACCTCATCCCCAAAAACGCCGAAGCCCTGCGCGCCGGCGCGTCCTACGCGGGATAG
- a CDS encoding GGDEF domain-containing protein: protein MPDFLSLLHAPTMVLMVVVLYAALSLVLVYAYACRRTYPGFGAMTLGQVLWFVGIFLNFYRVLGETPSLFAGNALMLVEAVLVFHGLARYGQIGDIRLRSGLNVVLYGLAMVAITHYLFIDYNTCRRAAIYSAFCAIVFGRISLEPYLTRNWRTYATQGLFSGFFFVVAALFAVRTVLSLQAVDCPTASPDHVAKLLLLVAMLCSPFFVFSILAMTSSRVEAELGEARDELRHLAETDGLTGLPNRRHFLRLAGEALDRAREQGFGVSLVMLDLDNFKTVNDTHGHQTGDRVLMGVGRCLAGALPAPGRVGRLGGEEFGVLLPGVSGPAAVAMAERLRRSLEALRPDGLAVTASFGVAEGDKDVDALLALADECLYAAKRAGRNRVEPQPVAVAATGP from the coding sequence ATGCCCGATTTCCTGTCGCTGCTCCATGCCCCGACCATGGTCCTCATGGTGGTGGTCCTCTATGCGGCCCTGTCCCTGGTGCTCGTCTACGCCTATGCCTGCCGCCGGACCTATCCCGGTTTCGGGGCCATGACCCTTGGGCAGGTCCTGTGGTTTGTCGGCATCTTCCTCAACTTCTACCGCGTCCTTGGCGAGACGCCCTCTCTTTTCGCGGGCAACGCCCTCATGCTCGTGGAGGCCGTGCTGGTGTTCCACGGCCTGGCCCGCTACGGCCAGATCGGGGACATCCGGTTGCGCTCGGGACTCAATGTCGTGCTGTACGGCCTGGCCATGGTCGCGATCACCCACTACCTCTTCATCGATTACAACACCTGCCGGCGCGCGGCCATCTATTCGGCCTTCTGCGCCATTGTCTTCGGCCGCATCTCCCTGGAACCGTACCTGACCAGGAACTGGCGCACCTACGCCACCCAGGGCCTTTTTTCGGGCTTTTTTTTCGTGGTGGCCGCACTGTTCGCCGTGCGGACCGTTCTTTCCCTGCAGGCCGTGGACTGTCCCACGGCCTCTCCGGACCATGTGGCCAAGCTGTTGCTCCTGGTCGCCATGCTCTGTTCGCCGTTTTTCGTCTTTTCCATCCTGGCCATGACATCGAGCCGGGTGGAGGCGGAGCTTGGCGAGGCCCGGGACGAGCTGCGCCACCTGGCCGAAACCGATGGCCTGACCGGCCTGCCCAACCGGCGCCACTTCCTGCGCCTGGCCGGGGAGGCCCTGGACCGGGCCAGGGAGCAGGGGTTTGGCGTCAGCCTCGTCATGCTCGATCTCGACAATTTCAAGACCGTCAACGACACCCACGGCCATCAGACCGGGGACCGGGTCCTTATGGGCGTGGGCCGGTGTCTGGCCGGCGCCTTGCCGGCCCCGGGCCGGGTGGGGCGGCTTGGGGGCGAGGAGTTCGGCGTCCTCCTGCCCGGCGTGTCCGGCCCGGCGGCGGTCGCCATGGCCGAGCGGCTGCGCCGGAGCCTCGAGGCGCTCAGGCCCGACGGCCTGGCCGTCACCGCCAGCTTCGGCGTGGCCGAGGGGGACAAGGACGTGGACGCCTTGCTGGCTTTGGCCGACGAATGCCTGTATGCCGCCAAAAGGGCCGGCCGCAACCGGGTCGAGCCGCAACCCGTCGCCGTGGCCGCCACGGGGCCATGA
- a CDS encoding LysM peptidoglycan-binding domain-containing protein encodes MARNFLLAILPVLLLLSGCAGNKYDKNNDMKANLEPEVWDTSQILKDLKRGRPLTEQEKKALASRGAIQFDLDVKDNEEVQMFLQYFSMDKRGSMDKWLQRAEPHLPYVRAVLASYNLPPDLIVLPFIESGYSTMAYSPVGAGGMWQFMPYTGRRFGLTVDWWVDERRDPYKSTVAAAKYLTKLYQMFGDWNLALAAYNAGEGKISRVMAASGQCDFFDIAKDPKLLKEETRHYVPKFLAVLKIFQNLDTLGFHKINWQAGPNLKEVGAPGGTDLAALAQACGLSWEQFREYNPGFRRRVSPPDTTVNVYVPVAKEQTALAYLNNPGNYPSSGVQTVTAEAGDSWWNIARRAGMPVAELRQLNASLPESLPPGQTVRVALSAFSVDNTALAEGPDACAPKPLAASAKPQRHRVNKGESIGSIAKKYGVAPKELLAANKMKREGRLTLGSWLVIPGGASGSAGTAVAAAPAPQPLAGGKASSGPAVAEASHTVRRGETVSGIAAKYGVGTEELLAANKMRSGKDLLAGQRLAIPGTTPAKAGPAAPAKGGPEPRLTPEPRLFAAATPAGGSYTVKAGDTLASVGKHLGVDPKELAAANKDAGGKLRPGATLTVPGKGQAKGPAPSEPATSAKSSKAVAQNEPAPSARTPKPLAQAQVPTPLPSASDKAGQGAAKSPPQAAAKPAAKAVSYKVEPGETVWGIAKKFNVEPSSLMAWNNIKGGALQAGSQLTIRKD; translated from the coding sequence ATGGCTCGCAACTTCCTGCTGGCAATCCTCCCGGTCCTGCTCCTCCTTTCCGGCTGCGCCGGAAACAAATACGACAAAAATAACGACATGAAGGCCAACCTGGAGCCCGAGGTCTGGGACACCAGCCAGATCTTGAAGGACCTGAAGCGCGGCCGCCCCCTGACCGAACAGGAGAAAAAGGCGCTGGCCTCGCGCGGGGCCATCCAGTTCGACCTCGACGTCAAGGACAACGAGGAAGTCCAGATGTTCCTCCAGTACTTCTCCATGGACAAGCGCGGCTCCATGGACAAGTGGCTGCAGCGGGCCGAGCCCCACCTGCCCTATGTCCGGGCGGTGCTGGCCAGCTACAACCTGCCGCCGGACCTGATCGTCCTGCCCTTTATCGAATCCGGGTACAGCACCATGGCCTATTCGCCGGTCGGGGCCGGCGGCATGTGGCAGTTCATGCCCTACACCGGCCGCCGGTTCGGGCTGACCGTGGACTGGTGGGTGGACGAGCGCCGCGACCCCTACAAGTCCACCGTGGCCGCGGCCAAGTACCTGACCAAGCTCTACCAGATGTTCGGCGACTGGAACCTGGCGCTCGCCGCCTACAACGCCGGCGAAGGCAAGATCTCGCGGGTCATGGCCGCAAGCGGCCAGTGCGACTTCTTCGACATCGCCAAGGACCCCAAGCTGCTGAAGGAAGAGACCCGCCACTACGTGCCGAAGTTCCTGGCCGTGCTCAAGATCTTCCAGAACCTCGACACCCTGGGCTTTCACAAGATCAACTGGCAGGCCGGGCCGAACCTCAAGGAGGTCGGGGCCCCCGGCGGCACGGATCTGGCCGCCCTGGCCCAGGCCTGCGGCCTCTCCTGGGAACAGTTCCGCGAATACAACCCCGGCTTCCGCCGCCGGGTCAGCCCGCCGGACACCACCGTCAACGTCTACGTGCCCGTGGCCAAGGAGCAGACCGCCCTGGCCTACCTCAATAATCCCGGCAACTACCCGTCGAGCGGCGTCCAGACCGTGACGGCCGAGGCCGGCGACTCCTGGTGGAACATCGCCCGCCGGGCCGGCATGCCCGTGGCCGAGCTGCGGCAGTTAAACGCCTCCCTGCCCGAATCCCTGCCGCCCGGCCAGACCGTGCGCGTGGCCCTGAGCGCCTTTAGCGTGGACAACACGGCCCTGGCCGAAGGCCCGGACGCCTGCGCGCCCAAGCCGCTGGCGGCCTCGGCCAAGCCCCAGCGCCACCGGGTGAACAAGGGCGAATCCATCGGCTCCATCGCCAAGAAGTACGGCGTGGCGCCCAAGGAACTGTTGGCCGCCAACAAGATGAAACGCGAGGGCCGGCTGACGCTCGGCTCCTGGCTGGTCATTCCCGGCGGCGCCTCCGGCTCCGCCGGCACGGCCGTGGCCGCCGCGCCCGCGCCCCAGCCCCTGGCCGGCGGCAAGGCCTCGTCCGGCCCGGCCGTGGCCGAGGCTTCCCACACCGTCCGGCGCGGCGAGACCGTAAGCGGCATCGCGGCCAAGTACGGCGTCGGCACCGAAGAGCTCCTGGCCGCCAACAAGATGCGCTCGGGCAAGGACCTGCTCGCCGGCCAGCGGCTGGCCATCCCCGGGACCACCCCGGCCAAGGCCGGCCCGGCCGCCCCGGCCAAGGGCGGGCCCGAACCGCGCCTCACGCCCGAACCCAGACTGTTCGCGGCCGCCACCCCGGCCGGCGGCTCCTACACCGTCAAGGCGGGCGACACCCTGGCTTCGGTCGGCAAGCATCTGGGCGTCGATCCCAAGGAGCTGGCGGCGGCCAACAAGGACGCCGGCGGCAAGCTCCGTCCCGGCGCGACCCTGACCGTGCCCGGTAAGGGGCAGGCCAAGGGCCCGGCCCCAAGCGAGCCGGCCACATCCGCCAAGTCTTCCAAGGCCGTGGCCCAAAACGAACCCGCCCCGTCGGCCAGGACGCCCAAGCCCCTGGCCCAGGCCCAGGTCCCGACGCCGCTCCCGTCCGCATCGGACAAGGCCGGACAAGGCGCGGCCAAGTCCCCGCCCCAGGCGGCGGCCAAGCCCGCGGCCAAGGCCGTCAGCTACAAGGTGGAACCCGGGGAAACGGTCTGGGGCATTGCCAAGAAATTCAACGTGGAGCCGTCCTCGCTCATGGCCTGGAACAACATTAAGGGCGGCGCCCTCCAGGCCGGCAGCCAGCTCACCATCCGCAAGGATTAA
- a CDS encoding 4Fe-4S dicluster domain-containing protein produces MSRILIDEERCKGCLLCVQVCPKTIIAASSRFNAKGYKVAEVPEGSMAECTGCASCAKMCPDVAIKVWRTVKSKAKESV; encoded by the coding sequence ATGTCCCGGATTCTCATCGACGAGGAGCGTTGCAAAGGATGCCTCCTGTGCGTCCAGGTCTGCCCCAAGACCATCATCGCCGCTTCCTCGCGTTTCAACGCCAAGGGCTACAAGGTGGCCGAAGTGCCCGAAGGCTCCATGGCCGAATGCACGGGCTGCGCCTCGTGCGCCAAGATGTGTCCGGACGTGGCCATCAAGGTCTGGCGCACCGTCAAAAGCAAAGCCAAGGAGAGCGTGTAA
- a CDS encoding TrmH family RNA methyltransferase — MSHQDRPRRPAPSPALSSPSQSPVPTLPEDMLPGRKPVRELLAERPKSVDDVLLRQGLRGPDIDAIVASCREAGVRFRFVPTGDLDRLYPGNHQGVLARLIAGELASLDDVLEATRNAPLPVALALDRVQDPGNVGALARTLYALGGGGIILPRHEGARLGPGAAKASAGTLSRLPVAKVANLSRALEEAAEAGFAVVGAAGEDGAENALAARPEFPLVLVLGNEDEGIRLGVRKRCQTLYRIPQARPLDSLNVAQAGAILLGRLAGLRGQETS, encoded by the coding sequence ATGTCCCACCAAGACCGTCCCCGCCGCCCGGCCCCGTCGCCGGCCTTGTCGTCCCCGTCCCAGTCGCCTGTGCCGACCCTGCCCGAGGACATGCTCCCGGGCCGCAAGCCCGTGCGCGAATTGTTGGCCGAACGGCCCAAGAGCGTGGACGACGTGCTCCTGCGCCAGGGCCTTCGCGGCCCGGACATCGACGCCATCGTGGCCTCCTGCCGCGAGGCCGGGGTGCGCTTCCGGTTCGTGCCGACAGGCGACCTCGACCGGCTCTATCCCGGCAACCACCAGGGCGTGCTGGCCCGGCTGATCGCCGGCGAACTGGCGAGCCTTGACGACGTGCTCGAAGCGACCCGAAACGCCCCGCTGCCGGTGGCCCTGGCCCTGGACCGGGTGCAGGACCCGGGCAACGTCGGGGCGCTGGCCCGCACGCTCTACGCCCTGGGCGGCGGCGGCATCATCCTGCCCCGCCACGAGGGGGCGCGGCTTGGGCCGGGCGCGGCCAAGGCCTCGGCCGGCACGCTGTCGCGCCTGCCCGTGGCCAAGGTGGCCAACCTGTCCCGGGCCCTGGAAGAGGCGGCCGAGGCCGGGTTCGCCGTCGTCGGCGCGGCCGGCGAGGACGGGGCGGAAAACGCGCTGGCCGCCAGGCCGGAATTTCCCCTGGTCCTGGTCCTTGGCAACGAGGACGAGGGCATTCGCCTGGGGGTGCGCAAGCGGTGCCAGACCCTCTACCGCATTCCCCAGGCCCGGCCCCTCGATTCCCTGAACGTGGCCCAGGCCGGGGCCATCCTCCTCGGCCGTCTGGCCGGCCTGCGGGGGCAAGAGACGTCTTGA